A region of Pseudorca crassidens isolate mPseCra1 chromosome 8, mPseCra1.hap1, whole genome shotgun sequence DNA encodes the following proteins:
- the LOC137228760 gene encoding WAS/WASL-interacting protein family member 3-like: protein MDPGPPPGGLLPPPPPPPPPPRPPPPLLLGFLLPGSASRISRSPGSNSRYRQRRQHGARAGRGAAGGARRAGGREGPDRGGEVRAGRAGGPRAVRVWVRARVPGGCGAGGAELGGATEGARRAPALGVSARAPPPGRPRRGGERGRGAGSGGPAGGGRAPRRLPLPRAGRVRPGGSGSEVLTAAPVVVGSGLCERRPLSARSSPPGRGGGSFAGVRVPHTDTHTRPWPSREGRAGSPRAPPHHRPLKLAAVSPTHGRRDAPAPSPTPPAPPPPARRRCHSRGSLRACAARGRAAAADLTAPPPPPLPPLLTRRPGRAATPTPAPAGAPASARESAKLRMSESGIGVRGVREGERGRGGPRPRSAGARPPRTGGRV from the exons ATGGATCCCGGTCCTCCTCCTGGGGGGctcctcccgccgccgccgccgccgccgccgccgccgcggccgccgccgccgctgctgctcGGGTTCCTCCTCCCCGGCTCAGCCTCTCGCATTTCCCGCAGCCCCGGGAGCAACAGCAGGTACCGGCAGAGGCGGCAACATGGAGCGA GGGCCGGGCGgggggcggcgggcggggcgcggcgggcaggcgggagggaggggccggACCGGGGCGGGGAGgtgcgggcggggcgggcgggcggccctcGGGCGGTGCGGGTGTGGGTGCGGGCGCGGGTGCCGGGCGGGTGCGGGGCGGGCGGCGCCGAGCTGGGCGGGGCTACTGAGGGGGCACGAAGGGCGCCGGCCCTGGGGGTCTCCGCccgcgcccctcccccaggccgcCCGCGGCGGGGAGGAGAAAGGGGCCGCGGCGCGGGGAGCGGCGGGCCGGCGGGCGGGGGTCGCGCCCCCCGCCGGCTGCCCCTCCCCCGCGCGGGCCGCGTCAGGCCGGGCGGCAGCGGCAGCGAAGTTTTGACAGCTGCTCCAGTTGTTGTGGGTTCCGGGCTGTGCGAGCGCCGGCCCCTCAGCGCCCGCTCCAGCCCTCcgggcaggggaggaggaagtTTTGCGGGTGTGCGTgtaccacacacagacacacacactcgaCCGTGGCCGTCGCGCGAGGGCCGCGCCGGGTCTCCCAGAGCGCCCCCGCACCACAGACCTCTCAAACTCGCCGCCGTCTCGCCCACACACGGCCGCCGCgacgcccccgccccctcccccactccgccGGCCCCAccgccccccgctcgccgccgcTGCCACTCACGGGGCTCGCTCCGCGCATGCGCCGCCCGCGGACGCGCCGCCGCCGCTGACCtcaccgcccctcccccgcccccgctccctcCTCTTCTGACGCGGCGGCCGGGCCGCGCCGCGACTCCAACTCCGGCTCCGGCTGGGGCTCCGGCTTCGGCTCGGGAGAGCGCCAAGCTGCGGATGAGCGAATCCGGGATCGGGGTCCGGGGAGTGCGCGAGGGAGAGCGAGGACGAGGCGGGCCGCGTCCGCGCTCCGCAGGCGCTCGGCCTCCGCGGACTGGCGGGCGGGTGTAG
- the CCT8L2 gene encoding LOW QUALITY PROTEIN: T-complex protein 1 subunit theta-like 2 (The sequence of the model RefSeq protein was modified relative to this genomic sequence to represent the inferred CDS: inserted 2 bases in 2 codons; deleted 2 bases in 2 codons; substituted 3 bases at 3 genomic stop codons), translating to MHVGGGKEMECNFVLLQFQGYFRYYSVVLKMIRKGFIKLSDKKNDGILRDKVLRDIMNQPLEGLQRSPPGAPRCCSSACLRPGGPPRAIDGRAPSAPELPERLLTAAAEEKHPLSSLAAAHTLARVLRPCYGPQARQXLLVTAKRETVVTGYGTAILWVLELEHPAARLLRLAAQSGDGVAFVVPRAQALLAQVERLLREAXAAVAAETLALLPSLAIRALGPLEDSFGALHLVTNTHRLXLTDGLTKMVAHACWATREPDGGFQPERVRVCALPGARLEDSCLLPGLALPGKPCGQVAMVMSGTRVALMACAFGPPAPXALATARLSSPDDLTEFRKGSERLIEKQVAQLAAAAINVVVVWGEIDEETLTHADRCGLMVIQVKSRREIVYLSEVFVAPVMPYLLPPLAPRKCRRVYGQELGEGLAVVIEWETPGTPALTVVLREATAEGLRGAEXAAYQGIDACFQLCQDPILLPGAGATEMALAKMLSEKGTKLEGPSGPTFLAFAQALQSLPETLAEKAGLAVSDVMAEMNGAHQAGNFLIGVEVEGIINAAQEEVWDTLIAKAQGLRAVPDVVLQLLTGHDIVVAKKSPTPHQDLKPEPKKAKDRPYPVKKRRPWNK from the exons ATGCACGTTGgtggaggaaaagaaatggagtGCAACTTCGTTCTACTCCAGTTCCAGGGATACTTTCGTTATTACAGCGTCGTTTTAAAAATGATCCGGAAAGGGTTTATAAAGCTGTCAGACAAAAAGAACGATGGCATTTTGAGGGATAAAGTGCTGAGAGACATAATGAACCA ACCGCTCGAGGGGCTTCAGAGATCTCCTCCCGGGGCGCCTCGCTGCTGCTCCAGCGCCTGTCTGCGGCCGGGTGGGCCCCCGCGGGCGATTGACGGCAGAGCCCCTTCGGCGCCTGAGCTGCCCGAACGGCTGTTGACGGCGGCGGCCGAGGAGAAGCACCCGCTGAGCAGCTTGGCCGCGGCGCACACCTTGGCCAGAGTCCTGCGGCCCTGCTACGGCCCCCAGGCGCGGC AGCTCCTGGTCACTGCCAAACGAGAAACCGTGGTCACAGGGTACGGCACGGCCATCCTCTGGGTGCTGGAGCTGGAGCACCCTGCCGCCCGGCTGCTGCGGTTGGCGGCGCAGAGCGGCGACGGCGTGGCCTTCGTGGTGCCCCGGGCTCAGGCCCTGCTGGCGCAGGTCGAGCGCCTGCTGCGGGAGGCCTAGGCCGCGGTGGCCGCCGAGACGCTGGCCCTGCTGCCGTCCCTGGCCATCCGGGCGCTGGGGCCTCTGGAGGACTCGTTCGGGGCCCTGCACTTGGTGACGAACACGCACAGGCTGTAGCTGACTGACGGCTTGACCAAGATGGTGGCGCATGCGTGCTGGGCCACCCGGGAGCCTGACGGCGGCTTCCAGCCGGAGCGCGTGCGCGTGTGCGCGCTG CCCGGGGCGCGGCTAGAGGACTCGTGCCTGCTCCCCGGCCTGGCCCTGCCCGGCAAGCCCTGCGGCCAGGTGGCCATGGTGATGAGCGGCACCAGGGTGGCTCTGATGGCCTGCGCCTTCGGCCCGCCAGCCC TTGCCCTGGCCACGGCTCGTCTCTCTAGTCCTGACGACCTGACCGAGTTCAGGAAGGGCAGCGAGAGGCTGATAGAAAAGCAGGTTGCCCAGCTGGCAGCCGCGGCTATTAACGTGGTGGTGGTTTGGGGGGAAATTGACGAGGAGACCCTAACGCATGCTGACAGGTGCGGCCTCATGGTGATTCAGGTGAAGTCCCGGCGGGAGATT GTGTACCTGAGCGAGGTGTTTGTCGCACCTGTGATGCCTTATCTGCTTCCTCCACTGGCACCAAGGAAGTGTCGGAGGGTGTACGGGCAGGAGCTGGGAGAAGGTTTGGCTGTGGTAATTGAGTGGGAAACTCCAGGCACCCCTGCCCTCACCGTGGTGCTCAGGGAGGCCACCGCTGAGGGGCTACGGGGTGCAGAGTAGGCTGCCTACCAGGGCATTGATGCCTGTTTCCAGTTATGCCAGGATCCCATACTGCTTCCAGGAGCTGGGGCCACAGAGATGGCTCTGGCGAAAATGCTCTCAGAGAAAGGAACCAAACTGGAAGGGCCCAGTGGTCCCACCTTCCTGGCATTTGCCCAGGCCCTGCAGTCTCTTCCTGAAACCCTGGCAGAGAAGGCAGGCTTAGCCGTCTCAGACGTGATGGCAGAAATGAACGGAGCTCACCAAGCTGGGAACTTCCTGATAGGAGTGGAGGTCGAAGGGATAATAAATGCGGCCCAGGAAGAGGTGTGGGACACCCTAATAGCCAAAGCCCAAGGACTTCGAGCCGTGCCTGACGTGGTACTCCAGCTCCTGACTGGCCATGACATTGTAGTAGCCAAGAAAAGTCCCACACCTCACCAGGACCTGAAACCTGAACCTAAGAAGGCAAAGGATCGCCCATACCCCGTGAAAAAAAGGCGTCCTTGGAACAAATAA